The following coding sequences are from one Azospirillum humicireducens window:
- a CDS encoding paraquat-inducible protein A, with product MLRRDHDEPLTTPLALSIGAWLLGVITLASPLLSIRLLGRYRDSTPLSGARFFLEDGAAPLALLLVATVMMAPLLRLTLRIAVLSGLLMFRSPQRMAPRMVALLRWHDRLGAWCMPEIFLVGGIVAYVRLTTMADVQIGPAAYGLFAFVVTTLVADALFEPQSIWHALNAAEDPAPFLAGSPPQSCPYCRRLAFLPPGAPCPRCGTPLRSRKPDSVARSWALVTAAAIAYVPANLLPVMTLIRLGHAESHTIMGGVAAFAENGFWPLAVIVFVTSVLFPLLKLAGLSAMLLHVSRPSGDRAWIYTRLYSLIEALGRWSMIDVFIVAVLIGLLRFDAAASVVAGPGGVFFGAVVVLTMLAARAFDPRLLWDAGTGQAAGPSGGRR from the coding sequence TTGCTCAGGCGGGATCATGACGAACCGCTGACAACGCCCCTGGCGCTGTCCATCGGCGCCTGGCTCCTCGGCGTCATTACCCTTGCGTCGCCGCTCCTCTCCATCCGGCTTCTCGGACGCTACAGAGACAGTACCCCGCTGTCCGGTGCCCGCTTCTTCCTGGAGGACGGAGCCGCCCCGCTCGCCCTGCTGCTGGTTGCGACCGTGATGATGGCGCCGCTGCTGCGCCTGACGTTGCGGATCGCCGTGCTGTCGGGCCTTCTCATGTTCCGATCCCCGCAGCGGATGGCGCCCCGCATGGTGGCGCTGCTTCGCTGGCACGATCGGCTCGGCGCTTGGTGCATGCCCGAAATCTTCCTCGTCGGCGGGATCGTGGCCTATGTCCGGCTCACGACCATGGCCGACGTTCAGATCGGGCCGGCGGCCTATGGCCTTTTCGCCTTCGTGGTGACGACGCTGGTTGCCGATGCCCTGTTCGAACCGCAGTCGATCTGGCATGCGCTCAACGCTGCGGAAGACCCGGCGCCTTTCCTGGCCGGCTCCCCCCCGCAAAGCTGCCCGTACTGCCGCCGGTTGGCGTTCCTGCCGCCCGGCGCGCCCTGCCCGCGCTGCGGAACCCCGCTGCGGTCGCGCAAACCCGACAGCGTGGCGCGCAGCTGGGCCCTGGTGACGGCGGCCGCCATCGCCTATGTGCCGGCCAATCTGCTGCCGGTGATGACGCTGATCCGGCTGGGTCACGCTGAATCCCACACGATCATGGGCGGTGTCGCAGCCTTCGCCGAGAACGGCTTCTGGCCGCTGGCGGTGATCGTCTTCGTGACGAGCGTCCTGTTTCCGCTGCTGAAGCTTGCCGGCCTGTCGGCGATGCTTCTGCATGTGAGCAGGCCGTCCGGCGACCGGGCCTGGATCTACACCCGTCTTTACAGCCTGATCGAGGCGCTGGGGCGCTGGTCGATGATCGACGTCTTCATCGTGGCCGTGCTGATCGGGCTGCTTCGGTTCGATGCCGCCGCCTCGGTCGTCGCCGGTCCCGGCGGCGTGTTCTTCGGGGCGGTGGTCGTCCTGACCATGCTGGCCGCCAGGGCATTCGATCCGCGGCTGCTGTGGGATGCCGGCACCGGCCAGGCGGCCGGCCCGTCCGGTGGGAGGCGGTGA
- a CDS encoding intermembrane transport protein PqiB — MTLRPHSSGQRRRTLSWVWLVPVLAATLSVVVGYQAWRQRGTAITIDFRNASGIVAGQTQIRYRSAQIGSVEAVRLAEDRSHLRITARIDGTFAGWLTEGARFWIVQPRLGAEALSGFETLLTGPYIEFDPAGIAKTQSETRFTGLEQPPDIRAGEHGSVYLLQTERLGPLSAGSTVSFRDKPVGSVLDVDPPVADGPITLRIFIRAPYDGYVRAETRFWNSSGIRLDLGSTGLTLELESLRAALGGGIAFETPPDKLGGPAAPSGAAFPLLADRSVAAAADTAGRVEILTYFDEAIDGLGIGSPVDLQGLRVGTVTAVGLVHDARTRRFRVAVHLTVEPDRLLGSGSTRSEAERLLSGRAGERYRIALRTGNLLTGAKHLSIEHWNDAPEPDGPAAIAQAVEGSGAILLPSLPGTGNDPIAALSAVAGRIDALPLEAIGTQLVSALAAIDGLAGSARTLLRKADNGLGPAMAQLPQLMRAGAQSLNAVQALARSLEEGYGAESSFRRQTELGVRQAAEAAKALRRLAELLESHPEALIQGRRP; from the coding sequence ATGACCTTGAGGCCCCACAGCTCCGGACAACGCCGGCGAACGCTCTCCTGGGTCTGGCTGGTACCGGTGCTGGCCGCCACCCTCTCGGTGGTGGTCGGTTACCAGGCATGGCGTCAGCGGGGAACGGCCATCACCATCGATTTCCGGAACGCGTCGGGCATTGTCGCCGGCCAGACCCAGATCCGCTATCGCTCGGCCCAGATCGGCAGTGTGGAGGCGGTGCGGTTGGCCGAGGACCGCTCGCACCTGCGCATCACCGCGAGGATCGACGGCACCTTTGCCGGCTGGCTGACGGAGGGCGCCCGATTCTGGATCGTGCAGCCCCGGCTCGGCGCCGAAGCGCTGTCGGGCTTCGAAACCTTGCTGACCGGCCCATACATCGAGTTCGACCCGGCCGGGATAGCCAAAACGCAGTCGGAAACCCGCTTCACCGGCCTCGAGCAGCCTCCCGACATCCGCGCCGGGGAACATGGCTCCGTCTATCTTCTGCAAACCGAAAGGCTGGGGCCGCTGTCGGCCGGATCGACGGTGAGCTTTCGCGATAAACCGGTCGGTTCCGTGCTGGATGTCGATCCGCCGGTCGCGGATGGCCCGATCACGCTCCGGATCTTCATCCGTGCACCCTATGACGGCTATGTCCGGGCCGAGACCCGCTTCTGGAACAGCAGCGGCATCCGCCTCGATCTTGGCTCGACCGGTCTGACTCTGGAACTGGAAAGTCTGCGGGCGGCCCTGGGTGGCGGCATCGCCTTCGAAACCCCGCCGGACAAGCTGGGGGGACCGGCGGCGCCGTCGGGTGCGGCATTCCCGCTGCTTGCGGACCGAAGCGTGGCTGCGGCGGCCGATACCGCCGGCCGGGTCGAGATCCTCACCTATTTCGATGAGGCCATCGATGGTCTTGGCATCGGCTCTCCTGTCGATCTTCAGGGACTGCGGGTCGGCACTGTCACCGCCGTAGGCCTGGTCCACGACGCCAGGACCCGGCGGTTTCGCGTGGCCGTTCACCTGACGGTGGAGCCGGACCGCCTCCTTGGGAGCGGCAGCACGCGGTCCGAGGCAGAGCGCCTGCTGTCCGGCCGGGCTGGGGAGCGCTATCGGATCGCGCTGCGGACCGGCAATCTGTTGACGGGCGCGAAGCATCTGTCGATCGAGCACTGGAACGATGCTCCGGAGCCGGACGGGCCGGCGGCGATCGCACAGGCGGTGGAGGGCAGCGGCGCGATCCTGCTGCCGTCGCTCCCCGGCACGGGAAACGATCCGATTGCCGCACTCAGCGCGGTGGCGGGCCGGATCGATGCCCTCCCGTTGGAGGCGATCGGCACCCAACTGGTTTCGGCCCTCGCCGCCATCGACGGGCTGGCCGGCAGTGCCCGGACCCTTCTGCGCAAGGCGGACAACGGGCTGGGACCGGCCATGGCGCAGTTGCCGCAACTGATGCGGGCCGGCGCCCAATCCCTAAACGCCGTGCAGGCATTGGCACGATCTCTGGAGGAAGGCTATGGCGCGGAGTCGTCGTTCCGGCGGCAGACGGAGCTGGGCGTGCGGCAGGCCGCCGAGGCCGCCAAGGCGTTGCGCCGGCTCGCCGAACTGCTGGAAAGCCACCCCGAGGCCCTGATCCAGGGGCGCAGGCCATGA
- a CDS encoding PqiC family protein, whose product MTAGYLPGATGRRVLLGWLLAVPIAGCTSARLDWFRPVPVAGPVRADVTARVELHDVTVARALDRPDILRLAGDTRLVPTGGQWAAAPGDMIAAVLRRNLADRLPAATVTDAVNGIATDVIGGAGAPAVLVEVGIDRFEADADGHAVLAAHFVLRHPRSPLPPTERSVVETLSPVGPGPDALVLALSRTLARLADRIADALTAS is encoded by the coding sequence ATGACGGCCGGATATCTCCCCGGGGCCACCGGCCGGCGCGTCCTGCTGGGATGGCTGCTCGCCGTACCGATTGCCGGTTGCACCTCCGCCCGGCTGGACTGGTTCCGTCCTGTACCGGTTGCCGGACCCGTGCGTGCCGACGTGACGGCACGGGTCGAACTGCACGACGTGACGGTGGCGCGCGCCTTGGATCGCCCGGACATTCTCAGACTGGCCGGCGACACCCGGCTGGTTCCGACCGGCGGGCAATGGGCGGCCGCGCCGGGCGACATGATCGCCGCCGTGCTGCGACGGAACCTGGCCGACCGCTTGCCCGCCGCCACCGTGACCGATGCGGTGAACGGCATCGCGACCGACGTCATCGGCGGAGCCGGTGCTCCCGCTGTCCTGGTCGAGGTGGGAATCGACCGCTTCGAGGCCGATGCGGACGGACACGCCGTTCTGGCCGCGCATTTCGTCCTGCGCCATCCCCGTTCCCCCCTCCCTCCCACTGAACGGAGCGTCGTGGAAACCCTCAGTCCCGTCGGCCCGGGTCCGGATGCGCTCGTCCTGGCGCTGAGCCGGACTCTCGCACGCCTTGCCGACCGTATCGCGGACGCGCTTACGGCATCTTGA
- a CDS encoding DUF3313 domain-containing protein, which translates to MPQILVASRARRRLIPTAVVAVVCALVAACASPDPVAYSGLKSSSYLAPNPQDDTGRIPFRYNTGMNWRDYDQIIVDPVAIYRGADQQFGDMSEQDKRTLADHMQRSFTAELSPRFRTVQTPAPHTLRLKLTLTGAATTTPVLGALSRFDIAGGLYNGVQSVRGGEGTMTGSVIYAVEIYDAPSDRLLDAFIAKQYPNPYNIPSSFGSLAAARTGIDKGAAALAAQLR; encoded by the coding sequence ATGCCTCAAATCCTCGTCGCGTCACGGGCACGCCGACGCCTCATTCCGACGGCTGTCGTCGCTGTCGTCTGCGCACTGGTCGCCGCCTGCGCCAGTCCCGATCCCGTCGCTTATTCCGGCCTCAAATCCTCCTCTTATCTCGCCCCGAATCCACAGGACGACACCGGCCGGATTCCGTTCCGCTACAACACCGGGATGAACTGGCGCGATTACGACCAGATCATCGTCGATCCGGTCGCGATCTACCGCGGTGCCGACCAACAGTTCGGCGACATGTCCGAGCAGGACAAGAGGACGCTCGCCGACCACATGCAGCGCAGCTTCACCGCGGAGCTCTCGCCCCGCTTCCGCACCGTGCAAACTCCCGCCCCCCACACCCTGCGTCTCAAGCTGACCCTGACCGGGGCCGCCACCACCACGCCGGTGCTGGGGGCGCTGTCGCGCTTCGACATCGCCGGCGGCCTCTACAACGGTGTGCAGTCGGTACGGGGCGGCGAGGGCACGATGACAGGTTCGGTGATCTACGCGGTCGAGATTTACGATGCGCCGTCCGACCGGCTGCTGGATGCCTTCATCGCCAAGCAGTATCCCAATCCCTACAACATTCCGTCCAGCTTCGGATCGCTGGCCGCCGCCAGAACCGGCATCGACAAGGGCGCCGCGGCCTTGGCGGCGCAATTGCGATGA
- a CDS encoding TetR/AcrR family transcriptional regulator, with translation MENSVRSERTRNAVLQAALTIIARDGPGRLTLDAIVKESGMSKGALLHHFRNKSAVLAALLAFQTEQFEEASRHFLAEHENALAYPQLAAQIDTLRQTLTRQRAIAFAVFAVVADNPDLLSSAREHSAGTVAKMKAEATDPDLALLRWAAARGLAVTELLGMCPLSQEDRDRLFDRLFDDDRWTGCQSSTL, from the coding sequence ATGGAAAATTCTGTCCGTTCGGAACGCACCCGTAACGCCGTCCTTCAGGCAGCATTGACAATCATCGCGCGGGATGGGCCGGGACGGCTCACGCTTGATGCGATCGTCAAGGAAAGCGGGATGAGCAAGGGTGCCCTCCTGCACCATTTCCGCAACAAGAGCGCGGTGCTGGCAGCCCTTCTCGCCTTCCAGACCGAGCAGTTCGAGGAGGCTTCGCGGCATTTCCTGGCCGAACATGAGAATGCGCTCGCCTATCCGCAGTTGGCCGCCCAGATCGATACCCTGCGCCAGACGCTGACCCGGCAACGGGCCATCGCCTTCGCCGTATTCGCGGTCGTCGCAGATAATCCGGATCTGCTGAGCAGCGCGCGGGAACACTCGGCGGGAACCGTCGCAAAGATGAAAGCGGAGGCAACCGATCCTGATCTCGCGCTGCTCCGGTGGGCAGCGGCGCGTGGGCTGGCCGTCACCGAACTGCTGGGGATGTGCCCCCTGTCCCAGGAGGACCGTGACCGGCTGTTCGACCGGCTGTTCGACGATGACAGATGGACGGGATGCCAATCATCAACGCTTTGA
- a CDS encoding osmoprotectant NAGGN system M42 family peptidase: MAVPLPIDMGYVTDVLYRLLTTPSPTGYTTDVVRLCCAELERMGIPYELTRRGAIRADLKGVRGSPDRALVAHVDTLGAQVKMLKDNGRMELVPIGHWSSRFAEGARCTVLTDRGPWRGTILPLKASGHTFNTEVDSQPVNWQQVELRVDAPVADRRDLEERGFNIGDVVAIDPQPEFLENGYIVSRHLDDKAGVAVMLGAAKAVVEAGAALPVDCHLLFTISEEVGSGASSILHQDVAEMVTIDNGTTAPGQNSSEYGVTIAMADSTGPFDMALTHSLLTLCQAQNIPHQRDVFRYYRCDSASAIEAGNDIRTALVCFGIDASHGYERIHANALESLVRLLVLYLQSPPRD, from the coding sequence ATGGCCGTGCCGCTGCCCATCGACATGGGCTATGTCACCGACGTTCTCTACCGGCTGCTGACCACGCCCAGCCCGACCGGCTACACCACCGACGTGGTCCGGCTGTGCTGCGCCGAGCTGGAGCGGATGGGCATCCCCTATGAGCTGACCCGGCGCGGCGCCATCCGTGCCGACCTGAAGGGCGTGCGCGGCAGCCCGGACCGGGCGCTGGTCGCCCATGTCGACACGCTGGGCGCCCAGGTGAAGATGCTGAAGGACAATGGCCGTATGGAGCTGGTGCCCATCGGCCACTGGTCGTCCCGCTTCGCCGAGGGCGCGCGCTGTACCGTGCTGACCGACCGCGGCCCCTGGCGCGGCACCATCCTGCCGCTGAAGGCGTCGGGGCACACCTTCAACACGGAGGTCGACAGCCAGCCGGTCAACTGGCAGCAGGTGGAACTGCGCGTCGACGCCCCCGTCGCCGACCGGCGGGACCTGGAGGAACGCGGCTTCAACATCGGCGATGTCGTCGCCATCGATCCGCAGCCGGAATTCCTGGAAAACGGCTACATCGTCTCCCGCCATCTCGACGACAAGGCCGGGGTGGCGGTGATGCTGGGCGCGGCCAAGGCGGTGGTGGAGGCCGGAGCCGCCCTGCCGGTCGACTGCCACCTGCTGTTCACGATTTCCGAAGAGGTCGGGTCCGGCGCCTCGTCGATCCTGCACCAGGACGTGGCGGAGATGGTGACCATCGACAACGGCACCACCGCCCCCGGCCAGAACAGCAGCGAATACGGCGTCACCATCGCCATGGCCGACAGCACCGGCCCCTTCGACATGGCGCTGACCCACTCGCTGCTGACCCTATGCCAGGCGCAGAACATCCCGCACCAGCGCGACGTCTTCCGCTATTACCGCTGCGACAGCGCGTCCGCCATCGAGGCCGGCAATGACATCCGCACGGCGTTGGTCTGCTTCGGCATCGACGCCTCGCACGGCTACGAGCGCATCCATGCGAACGCGCTGGAAAGCCTCGTGCGGCTGCTGGTGCTGTACCTGCAGAGCCCGCCGCGGGATTAG
- a CDS encoding N-acetylglutaminylglutamine amidotransferase produces the protein MCGLSGEIRFKTGEAASTAAVQAMCDRLAARGPDGHGLFAHGRVAFGHRRLKIIDLSEASQQPMVDSSLGLAIVFNGCIYNHRELREELAGLGYSFFSDGDTEVLIKAYHAWGPDFVKRMNGMFAFAIHERDSGRVVLGRDRLGIKPLYLADIPSGLRFASSLPALVASGGIDTDVDPVALHHYMSFHAVVPAPHTILKGVRKLPPATLLVVEPDGTRREHTYWSLSFGPQAGDEGRGFADWRELVLETLTRAVRRRLVADVPVGVLLSGGLDSSLITALLAENGQSGLKTFSIGFETVGDERGDEFQYSDIVARHFGTDHNRIFVDSARALPELRDCVRAMSEPMVSHDNIGFFLLSQEVAKQVKVVQSGQGADEVFGGYHWYPPLLDSKDAVGDYARVFFDRDHAEMAEALDPRFLGEDHSRRWLERQFAMPGAERPVDKALRLDTTVMLVDDPVKRVDNMTMAAGLEARVPFLDHELVELAARIPAEMKLAEGGKYVLKEAARRVVPAAVIDRPKGYFPVPALKYLRGPFLKLVGDVLSAHAARERGLFRRDYLDRLLADPERHITPLRGSKLWQVALLEFWFQEQGF, from the coding sequence ATGTGCGGACTGAGTGGCGAGATTCGTTTCAAGACCGGCGAGGCCGCCAGCACGGCGGCGGTCCAGGCCATGTGCGACCGGCTGGCGGCGCGCGGGCCGGACGGCCATGGCCTGTTCGCCCATGGCCGCGTCGCCTTCGGCCATCGCCGGCTGAAGATCATCGATCTCAGCGAGGCATCGCAACAGCCGATGGTGGACTCCAGCCTCGGCCTTGCCATCGTCTTCAATGGCTGCATCTACAACCACCGCGAGTTGCGCGAGGAGCTTGCCGGGCTCGGCTACAGCTTCTTCTCCGACGGCGACACCGAGGTTCTGATCAAGGCCTATCACGCCTGGGGGCCCGATTTCGTCAAGCGCATGAACGGCATGTTCGCCTTCGCCATCCATGAGCGCGACAGCGGCCGCGTCGTGCTGGGCCGCGACCGGCTGGGTATCAAGCCGCTCTATCTCGCCGATATTCCCAGCGGTCTGCGCTTCGCCTCCTCCCTGCCGGCGCTGGTGGCCTCCGGAGGCATCGACACCGACGTCGATCCGGTGGCGCTGCACCATTACATGAGCTTCCACGCCGTCGTCCCGGCGCCGCACACCATCCTGAAGGGCGTGCGGAAGCTGCCGCCCGCGACATTGCTGGTGGTGGAGCCGGACGGCACGCGGCGTGAGCACACATACTGGTCGCTGAGCTTCGGTCCGCAGGCCGGCGACGAGGGGCGCGGCTTCGCCGACTGGCGCGAACTGGTGCTTGAGACGCTGACCCGCGCCGTGCGCCGCCGGCTGGTCGCCGACGTGCCGGTCGGCGTCCTGCTGTCGGGCGGGCTGGACAGCTCGCTCATCACCGCATTGCTGGCCGAGAACGGGCAGAGCGGACTGAAGACCTTTTCCATCGGTTTCGAGACGGTTGGCGACGAGCGCGGCGACGAGTTCCAGTATTCCGACATCGTCGCCCGGCATTTCGGCACCGACCACAACCGCATCTTTGTCGATTCCGCCCGCGCCCTGCCCGAACTGCGCGACTGTGTGCGCGCGATGTCGGAGCCGATGGTCAGCCACGATAATATCGGCTTCTTCCTGCTGTCGCAGGAGGTGGCGAAGCAGGTGAAGGTGGTGCAGTCCGGCCAGGGCGCCGACGAGGTGTTCGGCGGCTATCACTGGTATCCGCCGCTGCTGGACAGCAAGGATGCCGTCGGCGACTACGCCCGCGTCTTCTTCGACCGCGACCATGCGGAGATGGCGGAGGCGCTCGATCCCCGTTTTCTCGGCGAGGACCATTCCCGCCGCTGGCTGGAGCGGCAGTTCGCCATGCCCGGCGCCGAGCGGCCGGTGGACAAGGCCCTGCGCCTCGACACCACGGTGATGTTGGTGGACGATCCGGTGAAGCGGGTCGACAACATGACCATGGCCGCCGGGCTGGAAGCGCGCGTGCCCTTCCTCGATCACGAGCTGGTGGAGCTTGCCGCCCGCATCCCGGCCGAAATGAAGTTGGCCGAAGGCGGCAAATATGTTCTGAAGGAAGCCGCCCGCCGCGTCGTCCCGGCCGCGGTGATCGACCGGCCGAAGGGCTATTTCCCGGTGCCGGCACTGAAATACCTGCGTGGCCCCTTCCTGAAGCTGGTGGGCGACGTGCTGAGCGCCCATGCTGCGCGTGAACGCGGCCTGTTCCGGCGCGACTATCTCGACCGGCTGCTCGCAGATCCGGAACGCCACATCACGCCGTTGCGCGGGTCCAAGCTGTGGCAGGTCGCCTTGTTGGAGTTCTGGTTCCAGGAACAGGGCTTCTGA
- a CDS encoding mechanosensitive ion channel family protein — protein MNALRRLSVPVLLLALLAALVAAKPWLHSHLEPVLGRSLSTGFDIAVASAAWLIAAWGGARLIDLLAAGNGGAGPDGMPRPPRIPRLLADLLRFFVYGVAVLAILAFVLEQPVTGLLATSGVAIAVLGFALRNMIADIFAGIALNIEHPYRIGDWLELSPGVAGRVDEINWRATRLIASDGTAVIVPNGIVAGSRFVNFSRPNPAFRASVPVLLDHEVPVERAKRILLSAMLCADGVLPIPRPDVIVEAVTPNGISYLARFWTDDGGRVSLVRDAVLTGALANLARAGIEPARPKQEVRRRQPAQPDTDMLRHSLLRQLELFDAFDDEEVGALAQAMRELHLPAGTAAVRQGEAGESLFVIAEGVFDVQVAAPASTDTAFINPNDGQRPGVIHLTRLRSGDLFGEMSLLTGQPRSASVVACTDAVVYELARSHLDPVLRQRPQLAERLADLMADRQSRNTVARSRQQGVAQPPPVESQALLVRLRNFFKL, from the coding sequence ATGAACGCCTTGCGGCGTCTGTCCGTCCCTGTTCTGCTGCTTGCCCTGCTGGCCGCCCTTGTCGCTGCCAAACCTTGGCTGCACAGCCATCTGGAGCCCGTCCTCGGCCGCTCGCTCAGCACCGGATTCGACATCGCGGTCGCATCGGCCGCCTGGCTTATCGCCGCCTGGGGTGGAGCGCGCCTGATCGACCTGCTGGCGGCCGGCAATGGCGGCGCCGGCCCGGACGGCATGCCCCGGCCGCCGCGCATCCCGCGGTTGCTGGCCGACCTGCTCCGCTTCTTCGTCTATGGCGTCGCGGTGCTGGCGATCCTGGCCTTCGTGCTGGAACAGCCGGTGACCGGCCTGCTGGCGACCTCCGGCGTCGCCATCGCCGTGCTGGGTTTCGCGCTGCGCAACATGATCGCCGACATCTTCGCCGGCATCGCGCTGAACATCGAGCATCCCTACCGCATCGGCGACTGGCTGGAGCTGTCGCCCGGCGTGGCCGGCCGGGTGGACGAGATCAACTGGCGCGCCACCCGCCTGATCGCCAGCGACGGCACCGCCGTCATCGTGCCGAACGGCATCGTCGCCGGCAGCCGCTTCGTCAATTTCAGCCGTCCCAACCCGGCCTTCCGCGCCAGCGTGCCGGTTCTGCTGGACCATGAGGTGCCGGTGGAGCGGGCCAAGCGCATCCTGCTGTCCGCCATGCTCTGCGCCGACGGCGTGCTGCCGATCCCGCGGCCCGACGTGATCGTGGAGGCGGTGACGCCCAACGGCATCTCCTATCTGGCGCGCTTCTGGACTGACGACGGTGGGCGGGTGTCGCTGGTGCGCGACGCCGTTTTGACTGGGGCGCTCGCCAATCTCGCCCGCGCCGGGATCGAGCCCGCCCGGCCCAAGCAGGAGGTTCGCCGCCGCCAGCCTGCCCAGCCCGACACCGACATGCTGCGACACAGCCTGTTGCGCCAGCTGGAGCTGTTCGACGCCTTCGACGACGAGGAGGTCGGGGCGCTGGCCCAGGCCATGCGCGAGCTTCACCTCCCCGCCGGGACCGCCGCCGTCCGCCAGGGCGAGGCCGGCGAATCTCTGTTCGTCATTGCGGAGGGCGTGTTCGACGTCCAGGTCGCCGCACCGGCCTCCACCGACACCGCCTTCATCAATCCGAATGACGGCCAGCGTCCGGGCGTGATCCACCTGACCCGCCTGCGCTCGGGCGACCTGTTCGGCGAGATGTCGCTGCTGACCGGCCAGCCGCGCAGCGCCTCGGTCGTCGCCTGCACCGATGCGGTGGTGTACGAGTTGGCGCGCAGCCATCTCGACCCGGTGCTGCGCCAACGCCCGCAGCTGGCCGAGCGGCTGGCCGACCTGATGGCCGACCGCCAGTCCCGCAACACCGTCGCGCGCAGCCGCCAGCAGGGCGTCGCCCAGCCCCCGCCGGTGGAATCGCAGGCTCTGCTGGTCCGGCTGCGCAACTTCTTCAAGCTCTGA
- a CDS encoding BLUF domain-containing protein, translating to MAGLRSICRRQIASPPSRIYPPAAAPHRRKKGLLIVGFTIILSSRWGKRWRKPMLTLLYRSDAVALLPFSALADICVRSSSNNRRLGVTGFLIEHEGTFLQVLEGEADAVGTLFDSISRDTRHRNLAVLGRWERQERSFGFWAMNFGPLDNPDFWVGEFASLRQGEAFRRKSGDAETALAVLCRAYAFASKVADSDPVIGDFVMGLSPPVRRPVVV from the coding sequence ATGGCTGGACTCCGCTCGATCTGCCGGCGGCAAATCGCCTCACCGCCATCCCGGATATATCCGCCGGCTGCGGCACCGCATCGACGAAAGAAGGGGTTACTGATTGTCGGTTTCACAATCATTCTTTCCTCAAGGTGGGGCAAAAGGTGGAGGAAACCGATGCTCACTCTTCTCTATCGCAGCGATGCCGTCGCTTTGCTGCCGTTTTCGGCGTTGGCGGACATTTGCGTGCGAAGCTCTTCAAACAACCGGCGTCTGGGCGTCACCGGCTTCCTGATCGAACATGAAGGTACCTTCCTCCAGGTGCTGGAAGGGGAGGCGGACGCCGTCGGCACCCTGTTCGACAGCATTTCCAGAGACACGCGGCACCGCAACCTCGCCGTGCTCGGCCGTTGGGAAAGGCAGGAGCGTTCCTTCGGCTTCTGGGCGATGAATTTCGGGCCGCTGGACAATCCGGATTTCTGGGTTGGCGAGTTCGCCTCGCTGCGCCAGGGCGAGGCGTTCCGGCGCAAGAGCGGCGATGCCGAAACCGCACTGGCCGTCCTGTGCCGCGCCTATGCCTTTGCGAGCAAGGTCGCGGACTCCGACCCGGTGATCGGCGATTTCGTGATGGGGCTGTCTCCGCCAGTCCGCCGGCCGGTCGTCGTCTGA
- a CDS encoding GFA family protein, which yields MKLSGSCRCGAVRFTLNSSTPVPYMHCYCSICRKSAGGGGYAINLGGDADTLEVEGREAVATWRAPIDDPDHPGRTRLGPSHRHFCKQCGTALWAEDPAWPELVHPFASAIDTPLPTPPERVHIMLDFKAPWVEVPSGPNDVHFARYPEDSLEDWHRRHGLLER from the coding sequence ATGAAACTCTCCGGTTCCTGCCGCTGCGGCGCCGTCCGCTTCACGCTGAACTCGTCGACACCGGTGCCCTACATGCACTGCTACTGCAGCATCTGCCGCAAGAGTGCCGGCGGCGGCGGTTACGCCATCAATTTGGGCGGTGATGCCGACACGCTGGAGGTGGAGGGGCGCGAGGCCGTGGCGACTTGGCGCGCGCCCATCGACGATCCCGACCATCCGGGCCGGACCCGGCTCGGCCCCTCGCACCGGCATTTCTGCAAACAGTGCGGCACCGCGCTGTGGGCGGAGGATCCGGCATGGCCGGAGCTGGTCCATCCCTTCGCCTCGGCCATCGACACGCCGCTGCCGACCCCGCCGGAGCGGGTTCACATCATGCTGGACTTCAAGGCGCCGTGGGTGGAGGTGCCCAGCGGCCCGAACGACGTCCATTTCGCCCGATACCCGGAGGACTCGCTGGAGGACTGGCACCGGCGCCACGGGCTGCTGGAGCGCTGA
- a CDS encoding (2Fe-2S)-binding protein: MLPKAMEVILTLNGSRRTLHVASWTSLLDALRLHLDLTGTKKGCDHGQCGACTVLVDGRRINSCLTLAVMMEGRAVTTIEGLANGDTLHPLQEAFVEHDAFQCGYCTPGQICSAVGMLEEGHAKTDDDIRELMSGNLCRCGAYPNIVTAIRQVMDGQSKDGGTP, from the coding sequence ATGCTCCCCAAAGCGATGGAAGTCATCCTGACCCTCAACGGCAGCCGCCGGACGCTGCACGTCGCGTCCTGGACCAGCCTGCTCGACGCGCTGCGCCTGCATCTCGACCTGACCGGCACCAAGAAGGGCTGCGACCATGGGCAGTGCGGCGCCTGCACCGTGCTGGTCGACGGGCGGCGCATCAATTCCTGCCTGACGCTGGCGGTGATGATGGAGGGACGGGCCGTCACCACCATCGAAGGGCTGGCCAACGGCGACACGCTCCACCCGCTGCAGGAAGCCTTCGTCGAGCATGACGCCTTCCAGTGCGGCTATTGCACGCCGGGCCAGATCTGCTCTGCCGTCGGCATGCTGGAGGAGGGCCATGCCAAGACCGACGACGACATCCGCGAGTTGATGAGCGGCAATCTGTGTCGCTGCGGCGCCTATCCCAACATCGTCACGGCGATCCGGCAGGTGATGGATGGGCAATCGAAGGATGGAGGCACGCCATGA